The Sandaracinus amylolyticus genomic interval CGCCGGCGTCGTCGCCCGCGTCTTCGAGCGCGAGCGCGAGGTTGAGGTGCGCCGACGCGAGCCCCGGACGCGCTTCGACCGCGCGGCGCAGCATCGCGATGCCCTCCTCGCCGCGCTCGGTGTCGCGGAGCAGCGCGCCCAGGTTGTTGAGCGCTTCCGCGAACGTCGGGTCGACCTCGATGGCGCCGCGGTACGCGCGCTCTGCGGCCGGCAGATCCTCGCGCATCTCGTGGGCGAGACCGAGGTCGAGGCGGGCGCGCACGTCGCGGGGATCGCGCTCGATCGCCGCCTCGAGCAGCGGCACCGCGCGATCGGGCTCGCCCTGCGCGATCAGCTGCTCCGCCTGCGTGACCTCTTCGCTCGCGGGTGGCGCGCGGCGCGCGGCGGCCTCGTCGTCGAACTCGATCGGCTCCTCGCCGCCGCTCGACGTCGCGCCTCCGGCGCTGCTGCCCCCGCCACACCCGAGGAGCACGAGCACGAGCGCGCCGGACCTGAGCGTTCTCCGCATGCGGCCTCTCTATCTCCTGACGCGGCTTGCTGTCGAGCCCGCGCCGGACGAGATGAGACGCGCGACGACGAAGAACGATCAGCGCGCGTCGCGCTCGGCGAGCGCGTCGATCGCGGCGCGCAGCGCGTCCTTGAGCGCCGCGACCCGCGCGCCGTCGCGCAGCTTCGCGCCGCGCTCGTCGGTCACGTAGAACACGTCGGCGACACGCTCGCCCTCGGTCGTGACCTTCGAGAGCGCGATCGAGAGCCCCTGCTCGTGCAGCGTGCGCGCGATCGCGTGGAGCAGACCGACGCGATCGCGCGTGAACACGTCGATGACGGTGAAGCGCGGCGAGACGTCGTCGTCGACGAGGATCTCGGTCTTCACGGCGGGCATGTGCTTGCGCGCCCACGCGGGCGGCGCGGCGCGGCGCGCGAGGAGATCCTTCGCGCTCACCCGACCGGTGACGAGATCCTCGAGATCCTTCTGGATGCGCGAGACCAGCTCGCGATCGACGGGCTCGCCCTCGGCCGCGCCGGTGCGGCGCACCTGGAACACGTCGAACGCCTCGTCGTGCGAGCCCGCGCGCGGCCGCGTGTGGATCTGCGCGGTCGTGATGTCGAGCCGAGACGAAGCGAGCACCGCCGCGACGTCGGCGAGCAACCCGGGACGATCGTCGGTGACGACGACGAGCTCCGCGACCTCCTCGCTCGGGCCCGGGCGCAGCGCGACGTGCACGGTGCGAGCATCGCGATCGCGCACGACGCGCGCATGCGCGCGAATGACGTCGACGGGGTTCGCGAGCACGTACCGATCGGGCATCGACGCGAGGAACGACTCGAGCTCCGCCTGCCGACCGTCCCCCACGAACCCGACGCGCACCTGATCGCGGATCGCGTCGGCGCGCTTCTCGCCCTGCTCGCCGCCCTGCCCCGCCGGCGCCTCGAGCCACGCGGCGGTCGCGAGGTAGAGGTCGTCGAGCATGCGCGCCTTCCACGAGGTCATCGCATTCGGGTTCGTCGTCGAGAGATCCGCGACGGTGAGCACGTAGAGATCGCGCAGCCGATCGAGCGTGCCGACGCGACGCACGACCTCGGCGATCGTGTCGGGATCCGTGATGTCGCGACGGAGCGCCCAGTGGTAGAGGCTGAGGTGCTCTTCGACGAGCCAGCGCACGTGGAGCACGTCGCCCGGCGTGAGCCCGAGGCGCTCGCCGATCGGCACCGAGAGCTGCGCGCCGATCGTCGCGTGGTGCCCGCCGCGTCCCTTGCCGATGTCGTGCAGCAGCACGCCGAGGAAGAGCGTCATCGGGCGCGGCACGTCCGCCGCGAGGCGCGTCGGCATCGGGAGATCGCTCGCGTGATCGCCGCGCATCAGCGCACGCAGGCGATCGACCGCAGCGACCGAGTGAACGTCGACCGTGTACACGTGGTAGACGTCGTGCTGCACGCGGCCGGTGACCGGCTCGAACTCCGGGATCATCGCGAGCAGCACGCCGACCTCGTGCAGCTCCGCGAGCATCGAGCCGCGACGCACCGGCGCATCGCCGACGTGCGTCAGGAGCTCGAGGAAGAGATCGGCCGCCTCGCGGCTCGCGCGCAGGCGCTCGCACCACACGGGATCCGCGGCCGCTCGCGCGATCGCATCGCGCGCGAACGCGTACGGCGGGAGGTTGCGGCGGACCACCTGGCGATACAGGCGCAGCGCGAGCGCGGGGTCGCGCTCGAGCGCTTCCGACTCGCGCAGCGTCACGTGCCCGTCGAACACGAGCACACCGCCGCCGAGCTCCTCGAGCGGCGCGGGGGCCTTGCGATCGTGGTGGCGAGCGCGCGAGAGCATGCGCTCGACGCCGGTCTCCACCACGCGCGCGTGGCGGTAGTACGTCTGCATGAACTGCTCGACGCCGAGCGAGACTCCGTCGTCGACGAAGCCCATCTGCGCCGAGACGTCTTCCTGATCTTCGAACGTGAGGCGGTCGTGGCGGCGACCCGATCCGCCGTTCTGCTCGCCGCGCGCGTGGAGCAGGTTGCGGACGCGCCAGAGCAGCTCGCGCGCCGCGTCGAGCTCCTGCGCCTCGCGATGGAGCAGCACGCCCTGCGCGACCGCTTCCTCGAGCGAGCGCGCGGCCCAGCGCACGTTCGCGGTCCAGAGGATCACGTCGAGATCGCGCAGGCCTCCGCAGCCGTTCTTCACCTCGGGCTCGAGGAGGAAGCGCGATCCGCCGTAGCGCTCGTGGCGCGCGTCGGTGTCGGTCGCGAGCGCGGTGAGGATGTCGCTCATCGCCGGCTCGAACACGTGACGGCGCGCGCCGCGCAGCAGCTCGTCCACGAGGCTCGCGTCGCCCGAGACGCGCCGCACGTCGAGCAGGGTCGTCGCGGTGCGCAGATCGTCGCGCGCGAGCGCGAGCGTCTCGTCCACGCCACGCACCGCGTGGCCGATCTCGAGGCCGAGATCCCACAGCGGATAGAGCAGCGCCTGCGCGACGAGCGCCGCGCCGGGATCGCCGGGATCCTCGCAGAGCACGACGACGTCGAGATCGCTGTGCAACCCGAGCAGGCCACGCCCGTAGCCGCCGACCGCGAGCAGCGCGGTGCGACCCCGAGGCCCGCGACCGTGGGTCTTCGCGGCAGCGATCGATGCGCAGTAGAGCGCGCTCAGCAGGCCGTCGAGGATGCGCGCGTGCATCGACGCGACGCGCACACCGCTCTCGCCGCGACGTACCATCTCGGCGAGGCGCTCGCGATACGTCGCGCGATACTCCTCGCACGTCTTGCCGAGCCCGGGCGCGAACGTGGCGAGGTCGAGCGAGGGAGCGGGACCTCCCGGGCCCCGCCCCGAGAGCGACGAACGCGCGCCTTCGGCCATGAGGCCGAAAGTATTCGGCGCGATTCATTCCCGTGCAAACATCGGACGGCGACGAATTCGACGGCTCGCTGCGCAGCCAGCGCCCGTCCGTGCCCGCGCCGGCTGCTTCGCGAGCTCTCTTGTCACATCCCGAGTTCGGGACTGGAATGCCTGTCCATCCGTCGAGGATCAGCGCCCTTCGACCCAGCGCACGATGCCCTCCGCGATGCCGTCCGCGAGCGCGCCTCGGTAGCGATCGTTGCGCAGCGCGTCGGCCTCGTCCTCGCGCGTCATGAACGACGCCTCGACGAGCACCGCCGGCATCGTCGCGCCGACCAGCACGTAGAACATCGCGCTGCGCACGCCGCGATCGTGGAGCCGCGGGAGCACCGTGCGACCGCCGGCGAGCGTGCCCCGGTGGATGCGCTCGGCGAGCGCGCGCGACGTGGCGACCTGCTCCTCGCGACGCAGCCCCGCGAGGATGCGCGCGAGGCCGCCGACCTCCGCGGTGGTCGTTCCGTTCTCGCGCGCGGCGAGGCGCAGCGCCTGACGATCGTTCGTGGTGTCGAGCACGAACGTGGTCACGCCGCCGTGGTCGACGGACTCGTCGGCCGCGTTCAGGTGGATCGAGACGAACGCATCGGCGGACACCGCGTTCGCCATCGCAGCGCGCTGCTCGAGCGAGACGAACACGTCGCGGTCGCGCGTGAGCACGATGCGCACGTTCGGCAGGCGACGGCGCAGCACGTCGCGCACGCGCATCGCGAGATCGAGGACGATGTCGGCCTCGCGCATCCCGAACGCGCGCGCGCCGTAGTCGTCGCCGCCGTGACCGGGATCGATCAGGATGAGATCGACGTCGCGCGCCGCGCCGGTCGTGGTCGCAGCGCCGGGCTCGCCACGCGTCACGTCGATCACGACGCGGAACGGCTGCGGCAGCAAGAACACGCGCGCGCCCGTGCCGGGCTCGAGGTCGAGCACGACTCGCGTCCGGTCGTCGCGCCGCGCGTGGCGGATGCGCGCGAGGCCGGCCGCGCCCACCGGGATCGTCGAGGGCAGCGCCGACGCGGGCGTCGTCGATGCGAGATCGATCGCGACACGCGCAGGGAGCTCGCCCGCCGCGGGCAGATCGAGACGCTCGTACGCCGCGACGCGATCGAGCGCGAGCACGACGCGCACGCTGCGTGCCTCGCGATCCTCGTGGCCGTAGACGACGATCGACTCGAGCGTCGCCGGCTCCCCCGAGATGGTCCGCTCGGCAGCCCACGCCTCGAGCGCGTCGCGCGGAGGCTCGGGATCACCAGCGAGGCCGATGCTGGGATCGTCGGCGTTCGGATCGGCGTCGATCGCGGCGAGCAGCGCGCGATCGGGACGATGCCCCTCGAGCGCGCCGAGGATGCGTCGCGCCTCGAGCGCGCACGCTTCGTCGGTCCAGCGCCGCGACGCGCGGTGCGCGACGAGATACGCCGCGGTGGGATCGACCGCGTCACGCGCCTCGAGCCGCGCGAGATCGATCGCGGCGTCGCACGCACCGGGCACGTCGCGTCGCAGCGACGCGTCGGCGAGCAGGGCACGAGCGCGCGCGAGCCCGTCACCGTCGGGCTCGCGCAGCGCACGGACGCGCGCGAGCGACGCCGCACGTCGCGCGGCACGCACGCCCTGCTCGCTCGCACCGGCGCGCGCAGCCCACGCGTCCTCGATCGCGCGGAGCCGATCGAGCGGGATGCCCATCGCGTCGAGCTCGCTCACCTCGGGCGGCGACGCGCGCCCGGAATCGCGCGGTCCGGTATCGACGTCCGTCTCCGCGGGCGCGCCGCACGCAGCGACGAGCAGCGCGAGCATCACGCTGTTCAGCCACGAGCGTCGCGAGTAGCATCGCGGGCTCACGGGGTGGACGCTGCGGGCGCGGTGCACGGGCTCGTCTCGGTGTGTGTCGCGGTCTCGCCCCGACTCCACTGCTTGATCGCGAGCCAGGATTGATCGCCAGCCAGGAGAGCGATGACGTGAGCGAGACTCCCACGTACCAGGATCGCCAGACCGGCCGGGTCTATCGCGACGCGACGGAGATGGTCAACGACTACCTCCGGCGCTTCGGGACAGCGGTGGGCGTCGAGCTCGATCCCCTCGACGGCGACGGATACACCGACGTGCGTCGCGGCTCGGCGACCGTCGGGATCAACGTGCTGCACGAGCACGGGATCCTGCTCTTCCTCTCGCGCATCATGGACATCCCACGCGAGACCGCGGGCGGGCGCGAGGCGTTCTATCGACGCCTGCTCGAGCTGAACTTCCTCGTCACGAGCGACGCCGCGTTCGCCATCGACAAGGACAAGGACGCGGTCTACCTGCGTGCGCTGCGACGTCTCAGCGGGCTCGACTACGAAGAGTTCGAGGACCTGCTCCACACGATGGCGAGCGTCGCGGACGAGTGGGACGATCGGCTCACGCAGATCTTCGGGACCGAGCGTTCCTGACGGTAGCGACGGCGGAAACGCGATGGTAGGCTGCTCCCACCCGGCTCCCCCAAGGCGCCGGGGTCGACCTCATGAGCAGCGCCGCCGAGGACCCGAGCCCGAGCACCGATCGCGCGCCGACGGCGCCTGCGAACGAGGCGAGCGGCAGCCCACCGGCGGCTGCGGACGAGGGCGGATTCTGGGGCGCCGCGAAAGGCGACTTCGACGACACCGCGGCGGAGAAGCACGCGTCGAAGGTGTTCGCGCTGTGGGAGCTCGGGCCCGACCTCGCGCAGCCGGCGAGCGGCGCCTCGCAGGCAGCGCCCGCCGCGCCCAGCGATGACGTGTGGAGCGCGGTCGGCGAGACCGAGAAGCTCGACGCCGCGGCTGCCACGATCGAGGCACATCGCGCGGCGCTCGCAGAGGCCGCCGCGGCGCACG includes:
- a CDS encoding YbjN domain-containing protein → MSETPTYQDRQTGRVYRDATEMVNDYLRRFGTAVGVELDPLDGDGYTDVRRGSATVGINVLHEHGILLFLSRIMDIPRETAGGREAFYRRLLELNFLVTSDAAFAIDKDKDAVYLRALRRLSGLDYEEFEDLLHTMASVADEWDDRLTQIFGTERS
- the glnD gene encoding [protein-PII] uridylyltransferase is translated as MAEGARSSLSGRGPGGPAPSLDLATFAPGLGKTCEEYRATYRERLAEMVRRGESGVRVASMHARILDGLLSALYCASIAAAKTHGRGPRGRTALLAVGGYGRGLLGLHSDLDVVVLCEDPGDPGAALVAQALLYPLWDLGLEIGHAVRGVDETLALARDDLRTATTLLDVRRVSGDASLVDELLRGARRHVFEPAMSDILTALATDTDARHERYGGSRFLLEPEVKNGCGGLRDLDVILWTANVRWAARSLEEAVAQGVLLHREAQELDAARELLWRVRNLLHARGEQNGGSGRRHDRLTFEDQEDVSAQMGFVDDGVSLGVEQFMQTYYRHARVVETGVERMLSRARHHDRKAPAPLEELGGGVLVFDGHVTLRESEALERDPALALRLYRQVVRRNLPPYAFARDAIARAAADPVWCERLRASREAADLFLELLTHVGDAPVRRGSMLAELHEVGVLLAMIPEFEPVTGRVQHDVYHVYTVDVHSVAAVDRLRALMRGDHASDLPMPTRLAADVPRPMTLFLGVLLHDIGKGRGGHHATIGAQLSVPIGERLGLTPGDVLHVRWLVEEHLSLYHWALRRDITDPDTIAEVVRRVGTLDRLRDLYVLTVADLSTTNPNAMTSWKARMLDDLYLATAAWLEAPAGQGGEQGEKRADAIRDQVRVGFVGDGRQAELESFLASMPDRYVLANPVDVIRAHARVVRDRDARTVHVALRPGPSEEVAELVVVTDDRPGLLADVAAVLASSRLDITTAQIHTRPRAGSHDEAFDVFQVRRTGAAEGEPVDRELVSRIQKDLEDLVTGRVSAKDLLARRAAPPAWARKHMPAVKTEILVDDDVSPRFTVIDVFTRDRVGLLHAIARTLHEQGLSIALSKVTTEGERVADVFYVTDERGAKLRDGARVAALKDALRAAIDALAERDAR
- a CDS encoding N-acetylmuramoyl-L-alanine amidase, with the translated sequence MSPRCYSRRSWLNSVMLALLVAACGAPAETDVDTGPRDSGRASPPEVSELDAMGIPLDRLRAIEDAWAARAGASEQGVRAARRAASLARVRALREPDGDGLARARALLADASLRRDVPGACDAAIDLARLEARDAVDPTAAYLVAHRASRRWTDEACALEARRILGALEGHRPDRALLAAIDADPNADDPSIGLAGDPEPPRDALEAWAAERTISGEPATLESIVVYGHEDREARSVRVVLALDRVAAYERLDLPAAGELPARVAIDLASTTPASALPSTIPVGAAGLARIRHARRDDRTRVVLDLEPGTGARVFLLPQPFRVVIDVTRGEPGAATTTGAARDVDLILIDPGHGGDDYGARAFGMREADIVLDLAMRVRDVLRRRLPNVRIVLTRDRDVFVSLEQRAAMANAVSADAFVSIHLNAADESVDHGGVTTFVLDTTNDRQALRLAARENGTTTAEVGGLARILAGLRREEQVATSRALAERIHRGTLAGGRTVLPRLHDRGVRSAMFYVLVGATMPAVLVEASFMTREDEADALRNDRYRGALADGIAEGIVRWVEGR